One Streptomyces sp. V4I8 genomic window carries:
- a CDS encoding transporter substrate-binding domain-containing protein translates to MKTTLGRRTRVLAATTATAGLVLVAGCSSDGNGGGTKTAAGGVEVVKAGQLTTCTHLPYPPFQSEIDGKVQGFDVSLIDLVADDLGVKQTIVDQPFENFKTGGSLNAGSCDLAAAGMTITEERKKNVDFSDPYFEATQAVLVDKKSGISSFADLKGKKVGAQAQTTGEDYAKSKGLDPVSFESSDAVINGLRTGQVQAVVIDYPVVQGWLKDKANADAFEVAEQINTGEQYGFTVKKGNTKLREAINKAIADAKADGTYKKLYEKWIGPYDESAASASPSAS, encoded by the coding sequence GTGAAGACGACCCTCGGGCGCCGGACCCGCGTTCTGGCCGCCACCACCGCGACGGCCGGGCTGGTGCTCGTGGCCGGCTGCTCCTCCGACGGCAACGGCGGCGGTACGAAGACGGCGGCCGGCGGTGTCGAAGTCGTCAAGGCGGGCCAGCTCACCACCTGCACCCACCTGCCGTACCCGCCCTTCCAGTCGGAGATCGACGGCAAGGTGCAGGGCTTCGACGTCTCCCTCATCGACCTGGTCGCGGACGACCTCGGTGTGAAGCAGACGATCGTCGACCAGCCCTTCGAGAACTTCAAGACCGGCGGCTCCCTCAACGCCGGCAGCTGCGACCTCGCCGCCGCCGGCATGACCATCACCGAGGAGCGCAAGAAGAACGTCGACTTCTCGGACCCGTACTTCGAGGCCACCCAGGCCGTCCTGGTCGACAAGAAGAGCGGCATCTCCTCCTTCGCGGACCTCAAGGGCAAGAAGGTCGGCGCCCAGGCGCAGACGACCGGCGAGGACTACGCGAAGAGCAAGGGCCTGGACCCCGTCTCCTTCGAGTCCTCCGACGCCGTGATCAACGGCCTGCGCACCGGCCAGGTCCAGGCCGTCGTCATCGACTACCCGGTCGTCCAGGGCTGGCTGAAGGACAAGGCCAACGCCGACGCCTTCGAGGTCGCCGAGCAGATCAACACCGGTGAGCAGTACGGCTTCACGGTGAAGAAGGGCAACACCAAGCTCCGCGAGGCCATCAACAAGGCGATCGCGGACGCGAAGGCCGACGGTACGTACAAGAAGCTGTACGAGAAGTGGATCGGCCCGTACGACGAGTCCGCGGCGTCCGCGTCTCCGTCCGCCTCATGA
- the thpD gene encoding ectoine hydroxylase, with product MTTVMTGNITDLYPSRGATEVSTPRQDPVVWGSPDTPGPIATTDLQSFERDGFLAIDQLITEDEVAVYAQELERLVTDPAIRADERSIIEPKSKEIRSVFEVHKISEVFASLVRDERVVGRARQILGSDVYVHQSRINVKPGFGASGFYWHSDFETWHAEDGLPNMRTVSVSIALTENYDTNGGLMIMPGSHRTFLGCAGATPKDNYKKSLQMQDAGTPSDEALTAMASEYGIKLFTGKAGSATWFDCNCMHGSGDNITPFPRSNVFIVFNSVENTAVEPFSAPVRRPEFIGARDFTPVK from the coding sequence ATGACCACCGTCATGACCGGAAACATCACCGATCTCTACCCCAGCCGCGGCGCCACCGAGGTGTCGACGCCGCGCCAGGACCCCGTCGTGTGGGGCTCCCCCGACACGCCCGGCCCGATCGCGACCACCGATCTGCAGTCCTTCGAGCGCGACGGCTTCCTCGCCATCGACCAGCTCATCACCGAGGACGAGGTCGCGGTCTACGCGCAGGAGCTGGAGCGGCTGGTCACCGACCCGGCGATCCGCGCGGACGAGCGCTCGATCATCGAGCCGAAGTCCAAGGAGATCCGGTCCGTCTTCGAAGTGCACAAGATCAGTGAGGTGTTCGCCTCCCTGGTGCGCGACGAGCGGGTCGTCGGGCGGGCCCGGCAGATCCTCGGCTCGGACGTGTACGTCCACCAGTCGCGGATCAACGTCAAGCCGGGCTTCGGGGCCAGTGGCTTCTACTGGCACTCGGACTTCGAGACCTGGCACGCCGAGGACGGCCTGCCGAACATGCGGACCGTGTCGGTCTCGATCGCGCTGACCGAGAACTACGACACCAACGGCGGGCTCATGATCATGCCCGGCTCGCACCGCACGTTCCTCGGCTGCGCGGGAGCCACGCCGAAGGACAACTACAAGAAGTCCCTCCAGATGCAGGACGCGGGCACGCCGTCCGACGAGGCGCTCACCGCCATGGCGTCCGAGTACGGCATCAAGCTCTTCACGGGCAAGGCCGGTTCGGCGACCTGGTTCGACTGCAACTGCATGCACGGATCCGGCGACAACATCACGCCGTTCCCGCGCAGCAACGTGTTCATCGTCTTCAACAGCGTGGAGAACACGGCCGTCGAGCCCTTCTCGGCTCCCGTACGGCGGCCTGAGTTCATCGGCGCGAGGGACTTCACGCCGGTGAAGTGA
- a CDS encoding alanine--glyoxylate aminotransferase family protein has translation MTHPFLDLAPLSAARFAAIEDRVARLLGTGQDVVIMQGEALLPLEGAIRGTAGPGTTALNVITGPYGQTFGDWLRDCGATVIDLAVPFHTAVTADQIREAFAEHPEIDFVSLVHAEAATGNTNPVAEIGEVVRAHGALFYLDAVASIGAEPVLPDAWGVDLCVIGAQKAMGGPAGVSAVSVSERAWARMAANPRAPRRSYLSLLDWKERWVDGGRKALLHAPAQLEMLALEACVERIEADGLEAVMARHRAAALSARAGAVALGGGLEPYVYDAREAAPVATTLRVPAGVVASEVVARAVASDPALPLAAGGGALAKEMIRVNHYGGDATADVVRGCVAALGAALAEQGLGVDVDGALRAVDAGWR, from the coding sequence GTGACCCACCCCTTCCTGGACCTGGCCCCGCTGAGCGCCGCCCGATTCGCCGCCATCGAGGACCGGGTGGCACGGCTGCTCGGCACCGGTCAGGACGTCGTGATCATGCAGGGCGAGGCTCTGCTGCCGCTGGAGGGGGCGATCCGCGGGACGGCCGGGCCCGGCACGACCGCGCTGAACGTGATCACCGGTCCGTACGGGCAGACCTTCGGGGACTGGCTGCGGGACTGCGGCGCGACCGTGATCGATCTGGCGGTGCCCTTCCACACGGCGGTCACCGCGGACCAGATCCGGGAGGCCTTCGCCGAGCACCCGGAGATCGACTTCGTGTCCCTGGTGCACGCGGAGGCGGCCACCGGCAACACCAACCCCGTCGCGGAGATCGGCGAGGTCGTGCGGGCGCACGGGGCGCTCTTCTACCTGGACGCCGTGGCGTCGATCGGGGCCGAGCCGGTGCTGCCGGACGCGTGGGGTGTGGACCTGTGCGTCATCGGGGCGCAGAAGGCGATGGGCGGGCCGGCCGGGGTGTCGGCGGTGTCGGTGAGCGAGCGGGCGTGGGCCCGGATGGCCGCGAATCCCCGGGCGCCGCGGCGGTCGTATCTGTCGCTGCTGGACTGGAAGGAGCGGTGGGTCGACGGCGGGCGGAAGGCGCTGCTGCATGCGCCCGCGCAGTTGGAGATGCTGGCGCTCGAGGCGTGCGTGGAGCGGATCGAGGCGGACGGGCTGGAGGCGGTGATGGCTCGGCATCGGGCCGCCGCGCTGTCCGCTCGGGCCGGTGCGGTGGCTCTGGGCGGGGGGTTGGAGCCGTATGTGTACGACGCGCGGGAGGCTGCTCCGGTCGCTACGACGCTGAGGGTGCCGGCGGGGGTGGTGGCGTCGGAGGTAGTGGCTCGGGCGGTGGCGAGCGACCCCGCGTTGCCGCTGGCCGCGGGGGGTGGGGCGTTGGCCAAGGAGATGATCCGGGTCAATCACTACGGGGGTGATGCGACGGCGGACGTGGTGCGGGGCTGTGTGGCGGCGCTGGGGGCTGCGCTGGCGGAGCAGGGGTTGGGTGTGGATGTGGACGGAGCGTTGCGGGCGGTGGACGCCGGTTGGCGGTAG
- the ectA gene encoding diaminobutyrate acetyltransferase encodes MTAAQADLQIDRPAVADGAALWRIARDSKALDLNSSYSYLLWCRDFAGTSAVARDERGEPVGFVTAYIRPERPQTLLVWQVAVDDAYRGRGIAAALLDGLVARVGGEYGVTSVETTITPGNIASERLFDAFAERHGAALEREVLFPTSLFPDGPHDPEVLYRIGPLSL; translated from the coding sequence ATGACTGCCGCACAAGCAGACCTGCAAATCGACCGTCCGGCGGTGGCCGACGGGGCCGCGCTGTGGCGGATTGCCAGAGACTCCAAGGCCCTCGACCTCAACTCGTCGTACAGCTATCTGCTGTGGTGTCGCGACTTCGCGGGCACGTCGGCCGTCGCCCGCGACGAGCGCGGCGAGCCGGTCGGCTTCGTCACCGCATACATCCGGCCGGAGCGTCCGCAAACCCTGCTCGTCTGGCAGGTGGCCGTGGACGACGCCTATCGCGGACGCGGCATCGCCGCCGCGCTGCTGGACGGGCTCGTCGCACGGGTCGGTGGCGAGTACGGCGTCACGAGCGTCGAGACCACCATCACCCCCGGCAACATCGCCTCCGAGCGCCTGTTCGACGCCTTCGCCGAGCGGCACGGTGCCGCTCTGGAGCGCGAGGTGCTGTTCCCCACCAGCCTGTTCCCCGACGGGCCGCACGACCCCGAGGTCCTGTACCGCATCGGGCCCCTCTCCCTCTGA
- a CDS encoding amino acid ABC transporter permease — MTGTDVRLQPKKKGLTRRQKRSLSRGIQYVVFVAAVIAFAVAADWDRLANQFAQGDIARQMFPDVITLALKNTVLYTVSGFVVGLVLGMVIALMRLSSVGPYRWLAGVYIEIFRGLPALLIFIFIGVAVPLAFPGTEIPGGTYGKVALALGLVAAAYMAETIRAGIQAVPKGQMEAARSLGFSPARAMISIIIPQAFRIILPPLTNELVLLFKDSSLVLFLGVTLEERELSKFGRDLASQTANSTPILVAGLCYLLVTIPLGFVVRRMEAKAQEAVK, encoded by the coding sequence ATGACGGGCACGGACGTACGACTCCAGCCGAAGAAGAAGGGCCTGACCCGGCGTCAGAAGCGCAGCCTGTCGCGCGGCATCCAGTACGTCGTCTTCGTCGCGGCCGTGATCGCCTTCGCGGTCGCGGCCGACTGGGACCGCCTGGCGAACCAGTTCGCGCAAGGGGACATCGCCCGGCAGATGTTCCCGGACGTCATCACGCTGGCGCTGAAGAACACCGTGCTGTACACCGTGTCCGGCTTCGTCGTCGGACTGGTCCTCGGCATGGTCATCGCGCTGATGCGGCTGTCGTCCGTGGGGCCGTACCGCTGGCTCGCCGGCGTCTACATCGAGATCTTCCGAGGGCTGCCCGCCCTGCTGATCTTCATCTTCATCGGGGTCGCCGTGCCGCTGGCCTTCCCGGGCACGGAGATTCCCGGCGGCACCTACGGCAAGGTGGCCCTCGCGCTCGGCCTGGTGGCCGCCGCGTACATGGCCGAGACGATCCGCGCGGGCATCCAGGCGGTGCCCAAGGGGCAGATGGAGGCGGCGCGCTCGCTCGGGTTCTCGCCCGCCCGCGCCATGATCTCGATCATCATCCCGCAGGCGTTCCGGATCATCCTCCCGCCGCTGACCAACGAACTCGTCCTGCTCTTCAAGGACTCCTCGCTGGTGCTGTTCCTCGGTGTCACGCTGGAGGAGCGCGAGCTGTCCAAGTTCGGCCGTGACCTGGCCAGCCAGACCGCCAACTCCACGCCGATCCTGGTCGCGGGCCTGTGCTATCTGCTGGTCACGATCCCGCTCGGCTTCGTCGTACGCCGTATGGAGGCGAAAGCCCAGGAGGCCGTGAAGTGA
- a CDS encoding DinB family protein produces the protein MTTAGAPTPTNLPDGRPIPLMTGDERPMLESWLAFHRATLESKCAGLADAELRLASAEPSELTLLGLVQHLAECERNWFQRVVGGLDVPPVYGERNESGYVLDGARGIGEALDVWRQEIARGREVCAGRALDSVGRIGGGPMAGVEVSLRWVLIHMIEEYARHNGHADILRERIDGVTGA, from the coding sequence ATGACCACAGCCGGCGCGCCCACACCCACGAACCTTCCCGACGGCCGCCCCATCCCCCTCATGACCGGCGACGAGCGCCCCATGCTGGAGAGCTGGCTCGCGTTTCATCGCGCCACGCTGGAGTCGAAGTGTGCGGGGCTGGCCGACGCGGAGTTGCGGCTGGCCTCCGCCGAGCCGTCGGAGTTGACGCTGCTCGGGCTGGTGCAGCATCTCGCGGAGTGTGAGCGGAACTGGTTCCAGCGGGTGGTCGGGGGGCTCGACGTGCCGCCGGTGTACGGGGAGCGGAACGAGAGCGGGTACGTCCTCGACGGGGCTCGGGGGATCGGCGAGGCGCTGGATGTGTGGCGGCAGGAGATCGCGCGGGGGCGTGAGGTCTGTGCCGGGCGGGCGTTGGACAGTGTGGGGCGGATCGGGGGCGGGCCGATGGCCGGGGTCGAGGTCAGTCTGCGGTGGGTGCTCATTCACATGATCGAGGAGTACGCGCGCCACAACGGTCACGCCGATATTCTGCGAGAACGCATCGACGGCGTTACCGGTGCCTGA
- a CDS encoding amino acid ABC transporter ATP-binding protein, whose translation MTEKTQTAGSRPEIEVRGLHKSFGTNEVLRGIDLEIGQGEVVCVIGPSGSGKSTLLRCVNLLEEPTKGQVFVGGTELTDPDVDIDAVRRRIGMVFQQFNLFPHLTVTENLTLPQRRVLGRDKAAAAKVAAENLERVGLSEKARAYPASLSGGQQQRVAIARALAMGPAVMLFDEPTSALDPELVGDVLAVMRMLADEGMTMMVVTHEMTFAREVADRVVFMDGGVIVEDGTPDQVIGAPQHERTRHFLSRLLDPAMAEVEEETSDQVGKGD comes from the coding sequence GTGACGGAGAAGACCCAGACCGCCGGCTCCCGACCGGAGATCGAAGTCCGCGGCCTGCACAAGTCCTTCGGTACCAACGAGGTGCTGCGCGGCATCGACCTGGAGATCGGCCAGGGCGAGGTCGTGTGCGTCATCGGCCCGTCCGGCTCGGGCAAGTCGACCCTGCTGCGCTGCGTGAACCTGCTGGAAGAGCCCACCAAGGGCCAGGTCTTCGTCGGCGGCACCGAGCTCACCGACCCGGACGTCGACATCGACGCCGTACGCCGCCGTATCGGCATGGTCTTCCAGCAGTTCAACCTCTTCCCGCACCTCACGGTGACCGAGAACCTCACGCTGCCGCAGCGCCGGGTCCTGGGGCGGGACAAGGCCGCGGCCGCGAAGGTCGCCGCCGAGAACCTGGAGCGGGTCGGGCTGTCGGAGAAGGCGAGGGCGTACCCGGCCTCCCTCTCCGGCGGCCAGCAGCAGCGCGTCGCCATCGCCCGCGCGCTCGCCATGGGCCCCGCGGTGATGCTCTTCGACGAGCCGACGTCCGCGCTGGACCCGGAGCTGGTGGGGGACGTCCTGGCCGTGATGCGCATGCTCGCCGACGAGGGCATGACGATGATGGTCGTCACCCACGAGATGACCTTCGCCCGCGAGGTCGCCGACCGGGTCGTCTTCATGGACGGCGGAGTGATCGTCGAGGACGGCACCCCCGACCAGGTCATCGGCGCCCCCCAGCACGAACGCACCCGCCATTTCCTGTCGCGGCTGCTGGACCCGGCCATGGCCGAGGTGGAGGAGGAGACCTCGGACCAGGTGGGCAAGGGCGACTAG
- a CDS encoding amidohydrolase family protein: MSERAVLHVKGRVLVGPDDVRDELWVVDGRISYDCPVGARDVRTVEGWALPGLVDAHCHVGLGAHGPVDDDVAEKQALTDREAGTLLIRDAGSPSDTRWVDDREDLPKIIRAGRHIARTRRYIRGYAHEIEPEDLVAYVAQEARRGDGWVKLVGDWIDRDLGDLAPTWPRDAVEAGIAEAHRLGARVTAHCFAESSLRDLVESGIDCIEHATGLTEDLIPLFAERRVAIVPTLVNIATFPKLADGGEARFPRWSAHMRRLHERRYDTVRSAHDAGIPVFVGTDAGGTLPHGLVAAEVAELVTAGIPAVEALAATSWAARTWLGRPGLEEGAAADLVVYESDPRADVRVLAAPRRVVLNGHVVG, translated from the coding sequence ATGAGCGAACGCGCGGTGCTGCACGTGAAGGGCCGGGTCCTCGTCGGGCCCGACGACGTCCGGGACGAGCTGTGGGTCGTCGACGGCCGGATCTCGTACGACTGTCCCGTCGGCGCCCGCGACGTGCGGACCGTCGAAGGCTGGGCCCTGCCCGGTCTCGTCGACGCGCACTGCCATGTGGGCCTGGGCGCGCACGGCCCGGTGGACGACGACGTCGCCGAGAAGCAGGCGCTGACCGACCGCGAGGCGGGCACCCTGCTGATCCGTGACGCCGGTTCGCCCTCCGACACCCGCTGGGTCGACGACCGCGAGGACCTGCCGAAGATCATCCGGGCCGGCCGGCACATCGCCCGCACTCGCCGCTACATCCGCGGCTACGCCCACGAGATCGAACCGGAGGACCTGGTCGCCTACGTCGCCCAGGAGGCCCGGCGCGGCGACGGCTGGGTCAAGCTGGTCGGCGACTGGATCGACCGCGACCTCGGAGACCTCGCGCCCACCTGGCCGCGGGACGCGGTCGAGGCCGGTATCGCGGAGGCGCATCGCCTGGGCGCCCGGGTCACCGCGCACTGCTTCGCCGAGAGCTCGTTGCGCGACCTCGTCGAGTCCGGCATCGACTGCATCGAGCACGCGACGGGCCTGACGGAGGACCTGATCCCGCTGTTCGCCGAGCGCAGGGTGGCGATCGTCCCCACCCTCGTGAACATCGCGACCTTCCCGAAGCTGGCCGACGGCGGCGAGGCCCGGTTCCCCCGCTGGTCGGCCCATATGCGCCGGCTCCACGAACGCCGTTACGACACGGTCCGCTCCGCCCACGACGCCGGCATCCCGGTCTTCGTCGGCACGGACGCGGGCGGCACCCTGCCCCACGGCCTGGTGGCGGCCGAGGTCGCGGAACTGGTCACGGCCGGCATCCCCGCGGTCGAGGCCCTCGCGGCGACGAGCTGGGCGGCCCGGACATGGCTCGGCCGGCCCGGCCTGGAGGAGGGGGCGGCGGCGGACCTCGTGGTGTACGAGTCCGACCCGCGGGCGGACGTGCGGGTGCTGGCGGCGCCCCGACGGGTGGTGCTGAACGGGCACGTCGTCGGCTGA
- a CDS encoding ectoine synthase encodes MIVRSFKDIEGTDRHVKSASGTWESKRIVLAKEKVGFSLHETILYAGTETSMWYANHIEAVVCVEGEAELTDHETGRTHAITPGTMYLLDGHERHTLRIKEDFRCLCVFNPPVTGREDHDENGVYPLLTEPEEV; translated from the coding sequence GTGATCGTCCGTTCGTTCAAGGACATCGAAGGAACCGACCGCCATGTGAAATCGGCGTCCGGCACCTGGGAGAGCAAGCGCATCGTCCTCGCCAAGGAGAAGGTCGGCTTCTCCCTGCACGAGACGATCCTGTACGCGGGTACGGAGACGTCGATGTGGTACGCGAACCACATCGAGGCCGTCGTCTGCGTCGAGGGCGAGGCCGAGCTGACCGACCACGAGACCGGGCGGACGCACGCGATCACGCCCGGGACCATGTACCTCCTGGACGGGCACGAGAGGCACACGCTGCGGATCAAGGAGGACTTCCGCTGCCTCTGCGTCTTCAACCCGCCCGTGACCGGCCGGGAGGACCACGACGAGAACGGGGTGTACCCGCTGCTCACCGAGCCCGAGGAGGTGTGA
- the ectB gene encoding diaminobutyrate--2-oxoglutarate transaminase: MTITQPDLSVFETLESEVRSYCRGWPTVFDRARGSRMYDEDGHEYLDFFAGAGSLNYGHNNPVLKRALIDYLERDGVTHGLDMSTSAKRAFLQTFQDLVLRPRDLPYKVMFPGPTGTNAVESALKLARKVKGREAIVSFTNAFHGMSLGSLAVTGNAFKRAGAGIPLVHGTPMPFDNYFDGTVEDFLWFERLLEDQGSGLNKPAAVIVETVQGEGGINVARKEWLRALAELCERQDMLLIVDDIQMGCGRTGAFFSFEEAGITPDIVTVSKSISGYGLPMSLCLFKPELDIWEPGEHNGTFRGNNPAFVTATAALEAYWADGSAMEKQTRKRGEQIEQALISITEENLADVKEYRGRGLVWGLEFSDKERAGRVARRAFELGLLIETSGPESEVVKLLPALTITPEELDEGLSVLARAVRETI; encoded by the coding sequence GTGACCATCACCCAGCCCGACCTCAGCGTCTTCGAGACCCTGGAGTCCGAGGTACGCAGCTACTGCCGCGGCTGGCCCACCGTCTTCGACCGCGCGCGCGGCAGCCGTATGTACGACGAGGACGGCCACGAGTACCTGGACTTCTTCGCCGGCGCCGGTTCACTGAACTACGGCCACAACAACCCCGTCCTGAAACGGGCGTTGATCGACTACCTGGAGCGGGACGGCGTCACGCACGGGCTCGACATGTCCACCAGCGCCAAGCGGGCCTTCCTGCAGACCTTCCAGGACCTGGTGCTGCGGCCGCGCGACCTGCCGTACAAGGTCATGTTCCCGGGGCCGACCGGGACGAACGCCGTCGAGTCGGCACTCAAGCTGGCGCGGAAGGTGAAGGGGCGCGAGGCCATCGTCTCGTTCACCAACGCCTTCCACGGGATGTCCCTCGGCTCGCTCGCCGTCACCGGTAACGCGTTCAAGCGCGCCGGCGCCGGGATCCCGCTCGTGCACGGCACGCCCATGCCGTTCGACAACTACTTCGACGGCACGGTCGAGGACTTCCTGTGGTTCGAGCGGCTGCTCGAGGACCAGGGGTCCGGGCTCAACAAGCCCGCCGCCGTGATCGTGGAGACCGTGCAGGGCGAGGGCGGCATCAACGTCGCCCGCAAGGAGTGGCTGCGCGCGCTGGCCGAGCTGTGCGAGCGGCAGGACATGCTGCTCATCGTCGACGACATCCAGATGGGGTGCGGGCGGACCGGGGCCTTCTTCTCCTTCGAGGAGGCGGGCATCACCCCGGACATCGTCACCGTGTCCAAGTCCATCAGCGGCTACGGACTGCCCATGTCGCTGTGCCTGTTCAAGCCCGAGCTGGACATCTGGGAGCCGGGCGAGCACAACGGCACCTTCCGCGGCAACAACCCCGCCTTCGTCACGGCCACCGCCGCCCTGGAGGCGTACTGGGCGGACGGGTCCGCGATGGAGAAGCAGACCCGCAAGCGCGGTGAGCAGATCGAGCAGGCGCTCATCTCCATCACGGAGGAGAACCTCGCCGACGTGAAGGAGTACCGCGGGCGCGGGCTCGTGTGGGGCCTGGAGTTCAGCGACAAGGAGCGCGCCGGACGCGTCGCGCGCCGGGCGTTCGAACTCGGGCTGCTCATCGAGACGTCGGGCCCCGAGAGCGAGGTCGTGAAGCTGCTTCCGGCGCTCACGATCACCCCGGAGGAGCTGGACGAGGGACTGAGCGTCCTCGCCCGCGCCGTCCGGGAAACCATCTGA
- a CDS encoding SCO1860 family LAETG-anchored protein, producing the protein MNGKNFRLPARRLATVATATALTAGPAVLGAAGPAHATGDEGRASAVVLRTGLDISLLNKTVNVPLAVSLNEVQAPRSAEKATLTAQLNGVDGGRPFSVLNAEVAQSKATVEGGKAEGYTNLAHAKVHVPGLPLLSLIEVGQVTSKATCEAGKTPTATSNLLGDVTVLGKKVTLTAGGTTNVEVPGVGDVQLDYSRTEKTSRTAAATALELKVSVNPLKLNVADVQGTLTLAKATCETPAAPADAADPSADPSTAPGAGSAGEVKPQGEASDEGLAETGGNSMTPYIAGGAVALLLAGGGAVALARRGRS; encoded by the coding sequence TTGAACGGCAAGAACTTCCGCCTGCCCGCACGCCGTCTCGCCACCGTCGCGACGGCCACCGCCCTGACCGCCGGTCCCGCGGTCCTGGGCGCCGCGGGTCCCGCTCACGCGACCGGTGACGAGGGTCGCGCGAGTGCCGTCGTGCTCCGTACCGGGCTCGACATCTCCCTGCTCAACAAGACCGTGAACGTCCCGCTCGCGGTCTCCCTCAACGAAGTGCAGGCGCCGCGGAGCGCCGAGAAGGCGACACTGACGGCCCAGTTGAACGGTGTCGACGGCGGCCGGCCCTTCAGTGTGCTGAACGCCGAGGTCGCCCAGTCGAAGGCCACCGTCGAGGGCGGCAAGGCCGAGGGGTACACCAACCTCGCCCACGCCAAGGTCCACGTGCCCGGTCTGCCGCTGCTCTCGCTCATCGAGGTCGGCCAGGTCACCTCCAAGGCGACCTGCGAGGCCGGGAAGACGCCGACCGCCACCTCCAACCTGCTCGGCGACGTCACCGTCCTGGGCAAGAAGGTCACCCTGACCGCCGGCGGGACCACGAACGTCGAGGTGCCGGGTGTCGGTGACGTGCAGCTGGACTACTCCAGGACGGAGAAGACCTCGCGCACGGCCGCCGCCACTGCCCTCGAACTCAAGGTGTCCGTCAACCCGTTGAAGCTGAACGTGGCCGACGTCCAGGGCACCCTGACCCTGGCGAAGGCGACCTGCGAGACCCCGGCCGCGCCCGCGGACGCAGCCGACCCGAGCGCCGACCCGAGCACCGCACCGGGCGCCGGTTCGGCCGGGGAAGTGAAGCCCCAGGGCGAGGCCTCCGACGAAGGCCTCGCCGAGACCGGCGGCAACTCCATGACGCCGTACATCGCGGGCGGCGCGGTGGCCCTGCTCCTCGCGGGTGGGGGAGCGGTGGCCCTGGCGCGGCGCGGCAGGAGCTGA